The Pseudomonas wenzhouensis genome has a segment encoding these proteins:
- a CDS encoding PA2779 family protein: MTISMNPVMRRLAAITALFHLLLVVQIPAANAAMVGTHEVIAEQQHKVDQQQLMAMLDDEQVKEKLVSMGVDRDQVESRIASLTPAELAQFNQQLDQAPAGAGVVGIIVLFLVIFIITDMLCATNIFNFVKCINR, encoded by the coding sequence ATGACAATTTCCATGAACCCCGTTATGCGCCGTCTGGCAGCCATCACCGCGTTGTTTCACCTGTTGCTGGTGGTGCAGATTCCTGCCGCGAACGCGGCGATGGTCGGCACGCACGAGGTGATCGCCGAGCAGCAGCACAAGGTGGATCAGCAGCAGTTGATGGCCATGCTCGATGACGAGCAGGTGAAGGAGAAACTGGTATCGATGGGCGTTGACCGTGACCAGGTCGAATCGCGTATCGCCAGCCTGACCCCGGCCGAACTGGCGCAGTTCAACCAGCAGCTGGATCAGGCACCAGCCGGTGCGGGTGTGGTTGGCATCATCGTGTTGTTTCTGGTGATCTTCATCATCACTGATATGCTGTGCGCCACCAACATCTTCAATTTCGTCAAATGCATAAATCGCTGA
- a CDS encoding PA2778 family cysteine peptidase — translation MHKSLIRLCCIASIVLLTACARSPVLSPVGERLPERVELTDVPFFPQDAYQCGPAALATMLNQRGVLTTPGALRDKVYIPSREGSLQVEMVAAARNHEMLVYPLQPRLEAVLAEVAAGNPVLVLQNLAFDWYPQWHFAVVVGYDRRERTLILRSATTRRLEDSFNSFDRTWARGGRWAVVTLPPERLPAQADVHTWMKAANDLEQTGNAQAARRAYRRAAEAWPEQSLPWFALSNSRYADGDRKGAEQALRESLKREPGFAAGWFNLSQVLGEQGCASEAQQAQACAQRLAPEDSRFALTPKASGSGGQCQALPACP, via the coding sequence ATGCATAAATCGCTGATTCGCCTCTGCTGTATCGCCTCGATCGTTCTACTGACAGCCTGCGCTCGCTCTCCGGTGTTATCACCGGTGGGCGAGCGTTTGCCTGAGCGGGTGGAACTCACCGATGTGCCTTTCTTTCCTCAGGATGCCTACCAGTGCGGGCCGGCGGCTTTGGCTACCATGCTCAACCAGCGTGGTGTGCTGACCACGCCTGGTGCGCTCAGGGACAAGGTCTACATCCCCAGCCGTGAAGGCAGCCTGCAGGTGGAGATGGTCGCCGCGGCGCGCAATCACGAAATGCTGGTGTATCCGCTACAGCCACGCCTGGAGGCGGTGCTCGCCGAGGTGGCCGCTGGCAACCCGGTGCTGGTGCTGCAGAACCTGGCATTCGACTGGTATCCGCAATGGCACTTCGCGGTGGTGGTGGGTTACGACCGTCGCGAGCGCACGCTGATTTTACGTTCCGCCACCACGCGCAGGCTCGAAGACAGCTTCAACAGCTTCGACAGAACCTGGGCGCGCGGTGGGCGCTGGGCGGTCGTGACCTTGCCGCCAGAGCGTCTGCCGGCGCAGGCCGATGTCCACACCTGGATGAAAGCCGCCAACGACCTGGAGCAAACCGGCAACGCACAGGCCGCTCGGCGCGCCTATCGCCGCGCCGCCGAGGCCTGGCCGGAGCAGTCGCTGCCCTGGTTCGCCCTGAGCAACAGCCGCTACGCCGATGGCGACCGCAAGGGCGCCGAGCAGGCATTGCGTGAAAGCCTCAAGCGCGAGCCGGGTTTTGCTGCGGGTTGGTTCAACCTGTCGCAAGTGCTGGGTGAGCAGGGTTGTGCTTCCGAGGCGCAGCAGGCCCAGGCCTGCGCACAGCGTCTGGCACCGGAGGATTCGCGATTCGCTTTAACGCCGAAAGCCAGTGGTTCCGGTGGGCAGTGTCAGGCCTTGCCGGCCTGTCCGTGA
- a CDS encoding transposase — MGYIQGEDRQQSSLFPPTLEELVPEDHLVRVIEAYVARLDLKVLGFSKAEPLKTGRPGYDPADLLKLYLYGYFQRIRSSRRLEAECQRNIEVMWLLGRLAPDFKTIADFRKDNSMAFQATCKAFVQFCRQASLISGELVAKATQAVLQQPELTVTADAGYSNGAQFQACEEAGITAFVPVNRAPNNQGGGTLFVRQDFTYDPATDSFQCPAGKTLSLKQLNRGTRLYAARAEDCGNCPLKAKCTQAQRRHISRHPNEEAFARMEKRLETHPEMMGRRRAIVEHPFGNLKQWILGNGRFLVRHFSGVRAEMAMAVQAYNLKRAISVLGARRMIELLT; from the coding sequence ATGGGCTATATCCAAGGTGAAGATCGGCAACAAAGCAGCCTGTTTCCGCCGACATTGGAAGAGCTGGTTCCTGAGGATCATCTAGTTCGAGTCATCGAGGCCTATGTGGCTCGTCTGGATCTGAAGGTACTGGGGTTCAGCAAGGCTGAGCCGCTCAAGACTGGGCGCCCTGGCTACGATCCAGCTGATTTGCTCAAGCTATACCTATATGGCTACTTCCAGCGCATTCGCTCCTCTCGTCGATTGGAGGCGGAGTGCCAGCGCAATATCGAGGTGATGTGGTTGCTGGGTCGTCTGGCGCCGGACTTCAAGACCATCGCGGATTTTCGCAAAGACAACAGCATGGCCTTTCAGGCGACTTGCAAGGCTTTCGTCCAGTTCTGTCGCCAGGCGAGCTTGATCAGTGGGGAGCTGGTGGCCAAAGCGACTCAGGCGGTTCTGCAGCAGCCTGAGCTGACCGTCACGGCTGATGCAGGTTATTCCAACGGGGCGCAGTTTCAGGCCTGCGAAGAAGCGGGCATTACGGCTTTCGTCCCCGTGAATCGCGCGCCCAACAACCAGGGCGGCGGCACGCTGTTTGTGCGTCAGGACTTCACTTACGATCCTGCGACCGACAGTTTCCAATGTCCTGCGGGTAAGACCCTGTCGCTGAAACAGCTCAATCGTGGCACTCGCCTTTACGCAGCCCGTGCCGAGGACTGCGGGAACTGCCCATTAAAAGCCAAGTGCACACAGGCCCAACGGCGTCATATCAGCCGCCATCCCAACGAAGAGGCGTTCGCGCGGATGGAGAAACGACTCGAAACTCACCCTGAGATGATGGGACGGCGACGAGCAATCGTCGAGCACCCTTTTGGCAATCTCAAACAATGGATTCTGGGCAACGGTCGTTTTCTAGTGCGCCATTTCAGCGGGGTGAGAGCTGAGATGGCGATGGCCGTGCAAGCCTACAACCTCAAACGTGCTATTTCGGTACTCGGGGCGCGCCGCATGATCGAGCTACTGACCTGA
- a CDS encoding NAD(P)/FAD-dependent oxidoreductase translates to MAHTAYPQSYYAASANPVPQRPALQGEVETEVCIIGAGYTGLSTALFLLENGFKVSIVEAAKVGFGASGRNGGQIVNSYSRDIDVIERTVGPKQAQLLGQMAFEGGRIIRERIAKYDIQCDLKDGGVFAALTGKQMGHLESQKKLWERYGHTQLELMDAKRIREVVATENYVGGMLDMSGGHIHPLNLALGEAAAVESLGGVIYEQSPATRIERGANPVVHTPEGRIKAKFVVVAGNAYLGNLVPELASKSMPCGTQVITTEPLSDEVAASLLPQDYCVEDCNYLLDYYRLTGDKRLIYGGGVVYGARDPANIEAIIRPKMLKTFPQLKNVKIDFAWTGNFLLTLSRLPQVGRIGDNIYYSQGCSGHGVTYTHLAGKVLAEALRGQAERFDAFAGLPHYPFPGGRLFQVPFSAIGAWYYTLRDKLGV, encoded by the coding sequence ATGGCGCACACGGCATACCCACAATCCTATTACGCCGCTTCAGCCAATCCCGTGCCGCAACGCCCTGCCCTGCAAGGTGAGGTGGAGACCGAGGTGTGCATCATCGGCGCGGGTTACACCGGCCTGTCCACTGCACTGTTTCTGCTGGAAAACGGTTTCAAGGTGAGCATCGTTGAAGCGGCCAAGGTTGGTTTTGGCGCCTCCGGTCGCAACGGCGGCCAGATCGTCAACAGCTACAGCCGCGACATCGACGTGATCGAGCGCACGGTCGGCCCCAAGCAGGCGCAACTGCTCGGACAGATGGCCTTCGAAGGCGGGCGCATCATTCGCGAGCGCATCGCCAAGTACGATATTCAGTGCGACCTGAAGGATGGCGGTGTATTCGCGGCGCTGACCGGTAAACAGATGGGCCACCTGGAATCGCAGAAGAAGCTGTGGGAACGCTACGGGCATACCCAGCTGGAACTGATGGACGCCAAGCGCATCCGTGAAGTCGTTGCCACCGAGAACTACGTCGGCGGCATGCTGGACATGAGCGGCGGCCATATCCATCCGCTCAATCTGGCCCTGGGCGAAGCCGCTGCTGTGGAGTCACTGGGCGGTGTGATCTACGAACAGTCGCCTGCTACCCGTATCGAGCGCGGCGCCAACCCGGTGGTACATACCCCGGAAGGCCGCATCAAGGCCAAGTTCGTCGTGGTCGCCGGTAACGCCTACCTAGGCAACCTGGTGCCGGAGCTGGCGTCCAAGTCGATGCCGTGCGGCACTCAGGTGATCACCACCGAGCCGCTGTCCGATGAAGTTGCAGCCAGCCTGCTGCCGCAGGATTACTGCGTCGAAGACTGCAACTACCTGCTCGACTACTACCGCCTCACCGGCGACAAGCGTCTGATCTACGGCGGTGGCGTGGTATACGGCGCACGCGATCCAGCCAATATCGAAGCGATCATCCGTCCGAAGATGCTCAAGACCTTCCCACAGTTGAAGAATGTGAAGATCGACTTCGCCTGGACCGGCAACTTCCTGCTGACCCTGTCGCGCCTGCCGCAGGTCGGTCGTATCGGCGACAACATCTACTACTCGCAAGGTTGCAGCGGCCATGGCGTGACCTACACGCACCTGGCGGGCAAGGTGCTGGCAGAAGCGTTGCGTGGTCAGGCCGAGCGCTTCGATGCCTTCGCCGGGTTGCCGCACTACCCCTTCCCGGGCGGTCGCCTGTTCCAGGTGCCATTCAGTGCCATCGGCGCCTGGTACTACACGCTGCGTGACAAACTGGGCGTCTAA
- the thrS gene encoding threonine--tRNA ligase, whose translation MPIITLPDGSQRSFDHPVSVLEVAQSIGAGLAKATLAGKVNGKQVDACDVIDTDATLQIITPKDEEGLEIIRHSCAHLVGHAVKQLYPNAKMVIGPVIDEGFYYDIAIDRPFTPEDMAAIEKRMAELIEKDYDVIKKMTPRAEVIELFKSRGEEYKLRLIDDMPDETAMGLYFHEEYVDMCRGPHVPNTRFLKAFKLTRISGAYWRGDSKNEQLQRVYGTAWADKKQLAAYIQRIEEAEKRDHRRIGKQLDLFHLQEEAPGMVFWHPNGWTVYQVLEQYMRQVQRENGYVEVRTPQVVDRILWERSGHWSNYAENMFTTASENRDYAVKPMNCPCHVQIFNQGLKSYRDLPLRLAEFGACHRNEPSGALHGIMRVRGFVQDDAHIFCTEDQVKKEAADFIKLTLQVYSDFGFTDIAMKLSTRPAKRVGSDELWDRAEGALAEALNESGLAWEYQPGEGAFYGPKIEFTLRDCLGRNWQCGTLQYDPNLPERLDASYIAEDNNRKRPVMLHRAILGSFERFIGMLIEHYAGSFPAWLAPTQAVIMNITDKQADFAREVEKTLNQSGFRAKVDLRNEKIGFKIREHTLLKVPYLLVIGDREVETRSVAVRTREGVDLGSLPIEQFAAQLQQAVSRRGRQDLE comes from the coding sequence ATGCCCATCATTACTCTTCCCGACGGCAGTCAGCGTTCGTTCGATCATCCGGTATCCGTGCTGGAGGTCGCTCAATCCATTGGTGCGGGTCTGGCCAAGGCCACCCTGGCAGGCAAGGTCAACGGCAAGCAGGTCGATGCCTGTGACGTGATCGATACCGATGCCACCTTGCAGATCATCACGCCGAAGGACGAAGAGGGGCTGGAGATCATTCGTCACTCCTGTGCTCACCTGGTTGGGCATGCCGTGAAGCAGCTGTATCCGAATGCCAAGATGGTGATCGGCCCAGTTATCGATGAAGGCTTCTATTACGACATCGCCATTGATCGTCCTTTCACGCCGGAAGACATGGCGGCCATCGAAAAGCGCATGGCCGAGCTGATCGAGAAGGACTACGACGTCATCAAGAAGATGACGCCGCGTGCCGAAGTCATCGAGCTGTTCAAGTCGCGTGGCGAGGAATACAAGCTGCGTCTGATCGACGACATGCCGGACGAAACGGCCATGGGTCTGTACTTCCATGAAGAATACGTCGATATGTGTCGCGGCCCGCACGTGCCGAACACGCGTTTTCTCAAGGCGTTCAAGCTGACCCGTATTTCCGGCGCCTACTGGCGCGGCGACTCGAAGAATGAGCAGTTGCAGCGTGTGTACGGCACTGCCTGGGCGGACAAGAAGCAGCTGGCTGCCTATATCCAGCGCATCGAAGAGGCCGAGAAGCGCGATCACCGCCGCATCGGCAAGCAGCTCGACCTGTTCCATCTGCAGGAAGAAGCGCCGGGCATGGTGTTCTGGCACCCCAATGGCTGGACTGTCTACCAGGTGCTGGAGCAGTACATGCGCCAGGTGCAGCGTGAGAACGGCTACGTTGAGGTTCGCACGCCGCAGGTGGTTGATCGCATCCTGTGGGAGCGTTCCGGTCACTGGTCCAACTACGCCGAGAACATGTTCACCACGGCCTCGGAAAACCGCGATTACGCGGTCAAGCCGATGAACTGCCCGTGCCATGTGCAGATCTTCAATCAGGGCCTGAAGTCCTACCGTGACCTGCCGCTGCGTCTGGCCGAGTTCGGTGCCTGTCACCGTAACGAACCGTCCGGCGCGCTGCACGGCATCATGCGTGTGCGTGGCTTCGTGCAGGACGATGCGCACATCTTCTGCACCGAAGATCAGGTCAAGAAGGAAGCGGCCGATTTCATCAAGCTGACTCTGCAGGTCTACTCGGACTTCGGCTTCACCGATATCGCCATGAAACTCTCGACCCGTCCCGCCAAGCGCGTGGGCTCTGATGAGTTGTGGGACCGTGCCGAGGGTGCGCTAGCCGAGGCGCTGAACGAGTCCGGCCTGGCCTGGGAATACCAGCCGGGCGAGGGCGCCTTCTACGGTCCGAAGATCGAGTTCACCTTGCGTGACTGTCTGGGTCGTAACTGGCAGTGCGGTACGCTGCAGTACGATCCGAACCTGCCTGAGCGTCTGGATGCCAGCTACATCGCCGAAGACAACAACCGCAAACGCCCGGTCATGTTGCACCGCGCGATCCTCGGTTCGTTCGAGCGCTTCATCGGTATGCTGATCGAGCACTACGCCGGTTCCTTCCCAGCCTGGCTCGCGCCGACCCAGGCGGTGATCATGAATATCACCGACAAACAGGCCGATTTTGCCCGTGAAGTCGAGAAAACTCTCAATCAAAGCGGTTTTCGTGCCAAGGTTGACTTGAGAAACGAAAAGATCGGCTTTAAAATCCGCGAGCATACCTTGCTCAAGGTTCCCTATCTCTTGGTTATTGGAGATCGGGAAGTCGAGACTCGATCCGTTGCTGTCCGTACCCGTGAAGGCGTCGATCTGGGCTCTCTGCCCATCGAGCAGTTCGCCGCACAGTTGCAGCAAGCGGTTTCCCGGCGTGGTCGCCAAGATTTGGAGTAA
- the infC gene encoding translation initiation factor IF-3, which produces MTIKREMRQDKRAAPKAPINENITAREVRLIDADGEQIGIVSIDEALRVAEEAKLDLVEISADAVPPVCRIMDYGKHLFEKKKQAAIAKKNQHQQQIKEIKFRPGTEEGDYQVKLRNLIRFLEDGDKAKVSLRFRGREMAHQELGMELLKRVEQDLIELGTVEQHPKLEGRQLMMVIAPKKRK; this is translated from the coding sequence ATAACTATTAAGCGTGAAATGAGACAGGACAAGCGGGCCGCCCCCAAGGCGCCGATCAACGAGAACATTACCGCTCGCGAAGTGCGCCTGATTGATGCCGATGGTGAGCAGATTGGTATTGTGTCGATCGATGAGGCATTGCGCGTGGCTGAAGAAGCCAAGCTGGATCTGGTAGAGATCTCGGCTGATGCAGTACCGCCAGTTTGCCGCATCATGGATTACGGCAAGCACCTGTTCGAGAAGAAGAAACAGGCTGCGATTGCCAAGAAGAATCAGCACCAGCAGCAGATCAAAGAGATCAAGTTTCGTCCAGGGACGGAGGAAGGGGATTATCAGGTAAAACTACGCAACCTGATACGTTTCCTTGAAGATGGGGACAAGGCCAAGGTATCGCTTCGATTCCGCGGTCGTGAGATGGCTCACCAGGAGCTGGGTATGGAGCTGCTCAAGCGGGTCGAACAAGACCTGATCGAGCTCGGCACCGTAGAACAGCATCCTAAGCTGGAAGGACGCCAGCTGATGATGGTCATCGCTCCCAAGAAGCGTAAATAA
- the rpmI gene encoding 50S ribosomal protein L35, giving the protein MPKMKTKSGAAKRFLKTATGFKHKHAFKSHILTKMSTKRKRQLRGSSLIGPSDKAKVERMLRVR; this is encoded by the coding sequence ATGCCAAAAATGAAAACCAAGAGCGGTGCTGCGAAGCGCTTCCTGAAGACTGCTACAGGCTTCAAGCACAAGCACGCTTTCAAGAGCCACATCCTGACCAAGATGTCCACGAAACGTAAGCGCCAGCTGCGTGGCAGCTCGCTGATCGGTCCGTCGGACAAAGCTAAAGTCGAGCGCATGCTGCGCGTTCGTTAA
- the rplT gene encoding 50S ribosomal protein L20 → MARVKRGVIARARHKKILKLAKGYYGARSRVFRVAKQAVIKAGQYAYRDRRQKKRQFRALWIARINAGARVNGLSYSRLIAGLKKASIEIDRKVLADLAVNEKAAFAAIVEKAKAVLA, encoded by the coding sequence ATGGCTCGTGTTAAGCGTGGCGTTATCGCTCGTGCTCGTCACAAAAAGATTCTGAAACTGGCTAAAGGCTACTACGGCGCGCGCTCGCGCGTGTTCCGTGTTGCCAAGCAGGCTGTCATCAAGGCGGGTCAATATGCCTACCGTGACCGTCGTCAGAAAAAACGTCAGTTCCGCGCACTGTGGATCGCTCGTATCAACGCTGGTGCCCGCGTCAACGGTCTGTCCTACAGCCGTCTGATCGCTGGCCTGAAAAAAGCGTCGATCGAAATCGACCGTAAGGTTCTGGCTGATCTGGCAGTGAACGAAAAAGCGGCGTTTGCTGCGATTGTCGAGAAGGCCAAGGCCGTTCTGGCTTAA
- the pheS gene encoding phenylalanine--tRNA ligase subunit alpha, with product MENLDALVSQALEAVQQSEDVNALEQLRVQYLGKKGELTALMQTLGKLSAEERPQAGALINAAKNQVQDALNARKTVLEQALLAEKLASERIDVTLPGRGQASGGLHPVTRTLERVEQFFTHIGYSVAEGPEVEDDYHNFEALNIPGHHPARAMHDTFYFNANMLLRTHTSPVQVRTMESQQPPIRIVCPGRVYRCDSDITHSPMFHQVEGLLVDEDISFADLKGTIEEFLRVFFEKPLGVRFRPSFFPFTEPSAEVDMQCVMCSGKGCRVCKQTGWLEVMGCGMVHPNVLRMSGIDPEKYSGFAFGMGVERLAMLRYGVNDLRLFFDNDLRFLAQFR from the coding sequence ATGGAAAATCTGGATGCATTGGTCTCGCAAGCGCTCGAGGCCGTGCAACAAAGCGAAGATGTCAATGCCCTGGAGCAGCTCCGGGTTCAGTACCTCGGCAAGAAGGGTGAGCTGACCGCCCTGATGCAGACTCTGGGCAAGCTGTCGGCCGAAGAGCGTCCGCAGGCTGGTGCTCTGATCAACGCTGCCAAGAATCAGGTGCAAGATGCGCTGAATGCCCGCAAAACCGTGCTTGAGCAGGCTCTGCTCGCCGAGAAGCTGGCCTCCGAGCGTATCGACGTGACCTTGCCTGGCCGCGGTCAGGCCTCTGGTGGTCTGCATCCGGTGACTCGCACGCTGGAGCGTGTCGAACAGTTCTTTACTCACATTGGTTACAGCGTTGCCGAAGGCCCGGAAGTCGAAGACGACTATCATAACTTCGAGGCGCTCAACATCCCCGGTCACCACCCGGCACGGGCGATGCACGACACCTTCTATTTCAACGCGAACATGCTGCTACGCACCCACACCTCGCCGGTGCAGGTGCGCACCATGGAGTCGCAACAGCCGCCGATCCGCATTGTCTGCCCGGGTCGCGTTTATCGCTGCGACTCCGATATCACTCACTCGCCCATGTTCCACCAGGTCGAAGGCCTGCTGGTCGACGAGGACATCAGCTTTGCCGACCTCAAGGGCACCATCGAGGAGTTCCTCCGAGTGTTCTTCGAGAAGCCATTGGGCGTGCGCTTCCGTCCATCGTTCTTCCCGTTCACCGAGCCGTCGGCCGAAGTCGACATGCAGTGCGTGATGTGCTCCGGCAAGGGTTGCCGTGTGTGCAAGCAGACCGGCTGGCTGGAAGTGATGGGCTGCGGCATGGTGCACCCGAACGTGCTGCGTATGAGTGGCATCGATCCGGAGAAATACTCCGGCTTCGCCTTCGGTATGGGCGTCGAACGCCTGGCCATGCTGCGTTATGGCGTCAATGATCTGCGCCTGTTCTTCGATAACGACCTGCGGTTCCTGGCTCAATTTCGCTAG